A genomic region of Haliotis asinina isolate JCU_RB_2024 chromosome 1, JCU_Hal_asi_v2, whole genome shotgun sequence contains the following coding sequences:
- the LOC137273285 gene encoding uncharacterized protein translates to MAHLQYAGSRSTNKRRHVETDTISSSDDECPAVNPNSWPRFLVVEETNGTPLKINPFVISKSIEGIYGTVKSVTRLRSGCLLVECATKQQSVNLLIAHYFADSEVTLSAHKSLNTCKGIVRDRSKCLCDMSEDDIVAELKSQGVISVKRFTRKDHDKVVSTNTYLLTFALSKLPDSIKAGYFNLGVNIFIPNPLRCFKCQQFGHGARFCKNDSVCFRCSEQHDAFDCTNDVKCANCHGKHMSSSKMCPNFEREVKISKIKYSNNISFSEAKKLVADLSTVTPSPNSYSAAVSSSVQKVDNGCQTAISWVLNKQIKLYTISGESTSETQTETSPKPVTETSAVSQSAESQPETNTERLTKRERKSLKKKESRTLKHVEVPVPLTVPVEVHNPFEPLHMDITPQIRERSRNCPRSPVEPP, encoded by the coding sequence ATGGCACACCTACAATATGCTGGTTCTCGTTCTACAAATAAACGAAGACACGTAGAAACAGACACAATTTCATCGTCAGATGATGAATGTCCTGCAGTTAACCCTAATtcctggccacgatttctggttGTGGAGGAAACTAACGGTacaccactgaagatcaatccgtttgttatttcaaaatctATAGAGGGTATTTATGGTACTGTGAAAAGTGTCACTCGTCTTCGTAGTGGTTGTCTGCTGGTCGAATGTGCCACGAAACAGCAGTCTGTGAACTTGCTTATTGCTCACTACTTTGCTGATTCTGAGGTCACTCTCTCTGCACACAAGTCACTAAACACgtgtaaaggcattgtccggGATCGCTCAAAATGCCTGTGTGACATGTCAGAGGATGACATTGTTGCAGAACTCAAATCTCAAGGTGTTATTTCTGTTAAACGTTTTACAAGGAAAGATCATGATAAAGTTGTTTCTACAAATActtaccttttgacatttgctCTCTCTAAACTTCCAGATTCTATCAAAGCAGGATATTTCAACCTTGGAGTGAATATATTTATCCCTAATCCACTTCGTTGCTTCAAATGTCAGCAATTTGGACATGGTGCCAGGTTCTGTAAGAATGATTCAGTGTGCTTCCGTTGTAGTGAACAGCATGACGCCTTTGATTGTACAAATGATGTCAAGTGTGCAAATTGCCATGGCAAGCACATGTCATCTTCAAAGATGTGTCCAAACTTTGAGAGAGAAGTCAAAATCAGTAAAATCAAGTACTCAAATAACATCTCTTTTTCAGAAGCAAAAAAACTTGTAGCAGATCTTTCAACTGTAACTCCTTCCCCAAATTCTTACTCTGCAGCCGTGTCTTCCAGTGTTCAAAAAGTGGATAATGGCTGCCAGACTGCAATATCCTGGGTGTTGAACAAGCAAATAAAATTGTATACCATTTCTGGTGAATCTACATCGGAGACTCAGACTGAGACATCTCCGAAGCCTGTGACGGAGACATCTGCTGTGTCCCAATCTGCTGAGTCCcaaccagaaacaaacacgGAACGGTTAACGAAAAGAGAAAGGAAATCGTTAAAAAAGAAAGAATCAAGAACTCTGAAACATGTTGAGGTCCCAGTGCCCTTGACGGTCCCTGTGGAGGTTCATAATCCATTTGAACCTTTACACATGGATATCACTCCGCAGATTAGGGAGCGGAGTAGAAACTGTCCCAGATCTCCTGTAGAACCTCCATGA
- the LOC137273294 gene encoding uncharacterized protein → MNKCTNDLALRGKRALLQILYNLRKIDVVDPKVFFKIFDSQIQPILLYGAELWGVSCIENIEKIHVLACKRYLYVGLQTPNVIIYGECGRYPLYINALCRVIKYWLKLTEMHPGRIPKKSYDMLLYLDNIGQNNYASHIRNILFSHGFGFVWLAQGVGNKVDFLRCFKDVCINMFYQSWHCTLHSSARYDLYRECKSLLVTEKYLSVIHEFKYPNVLIKFRAGLLRLKQNEGRWLNIDVSLRTCPLCKFGIEDEFHFLLVCKYYSEERLRYFPHVYNRIPNIFIFKSLLSSASRVSLLNVCKYIYTAYKKRQTLLNA, encoded by the coding sequence atgaataaatgtacaAACGATCTAGCACTGAGAGGAAAAAGGGCATTATTGCAAATTTTATACAACTTAAGAAAGATTGATGTGGTTGATCCGAAggtattctttaaaatatttgactCACAAATTCAACCAATATTACTTTATGGAGCGGAGTTATGGGGGGTTAGCTGCATTGAAAACATAGAAAAAATTCATGTCCTCGCATGTAAGAGATATTTATATGTAGGATTACAAACGCCTAACGTTATAATATATGGCGAATGCGGACGATATCCTTTATACATAAATGCCTTATGTCGAGTTATTAAATATTGGTTAAAACTTACAGAAATGCACCCTGGTAGAATACCCAAAAAGTCATATGATATGTTATTGTATTTAGATAACATTGGGCAAAATAATTATGCTTCTCATATTCGTAATATACTTTTTTCACATGGATTTGGCTTTGTATGGTTGGCACAAGGTGTAGGTAATAAAGTCGATTTccttagatgttttaaagatgtatgtataaatatgttttaccaaTCCTGGCATTGTACTCTTCACAGCAGTGCACGCTACGATTTGTACAGAGAGTGTAAAAGTCTGCTGGTTACTGAGAAATATCTAAGCGTTATACATGAATTTAAATATCCTAATGTTCTTATCAAATTCCGAGCAGGCTTACTacgattgaaacaaaatgaaggaAGATGGCTAAATATTGATGTATCTTTACGCACATGTCCTCTTTGTAAATTCGGTATAGAGGATGAATTCCATTTCCTTTTAGTATGCAAGTATTATTCTGAAGAAAGACTGCGTTATTTTCCACATGTCTATAACCGAAttccaaatatatttatattcaaaaGCTTGTTATCTTCAGCGTCCAGGGTATCATTGCTAAATgtatgcaaatatatatatactgcttACAAAAAGAGGCAGACTTTGTTAAACGCCTAA